The Pseudomonas oryzicola genomic sequence GGCAGGCTATAGTGAGAGCAGTGAGCAACCGACCGGGCCGATGGCCAACGGCGTGCTGCAGAACCAGGCCGGCTGGGACCAGCGTCTGCCAGGCTATCTGCGCCAGCATGCTCAGGAATCCGCGCTCAAGGGCACTGAAACCGCATTGCCGTATGCCCGCGCCGCCAGCCTGGAAAACCGTTAAGTAAGGAGGATCATGCGCGCGCTACCTCTCCTGTCGCTGCTGATTGGCAGCTGCATGACGGTGCCAGCATTGGCAGCCAACTCATCGCCCGAGGCGGGCGAGTGGTTGAACAAGCTGGCACAGGCCGAGCAAAAGCAGAGCTACCAGGGCTCTTTTGTCTACGAACGTAACGGCAGCTTCTCCTCCCACGAGATCTGGCACAAGGTCGAAGACGGCAAGGTCAGCGAGCGGCTCCTGCAGCTCGATGGCGCCGCCCAGGAAATCGTGCGCGTGGATGGCAAGGTAGAGTGCGTCAGCGGGGTTTTGGCCAGCGGTGTGACGCCCCCTGCGAACGCCACTCAGCGTGTGCTGGATCCACTGAAACTGATGGGTTGGTACGATTTGAGCGTAGCGGGCAAGTCGCGGGTCGCCGGGCGTGATGCCGTGATCGTGACGCTCAGCCCGCGTGACCAGCACCGCTATGCCTTCGAAATGCATCTGGACCGCGCTACCGGGCTACCGCTGCGCTCGTTGATGATCAACGACAAGGGGCAGTTGCTCGAACGTTTCCAGATGACCCGTCTCGATACCACAGTGCCCAGCGACCAGGACTTGCGCGCCAGTGCCGCCTGCAAGCCCGTGCAGCAGGTGGCTGCTGCCGGCAATGACAAGGTCGCCGGCTGGCGTTCGGACTGGTTGCCGCCAGGGTTCGAACTGGTCAACAGTTCGGTGCGCCGCGATCCGAAGCAGGGCGGTGTGGTCAGCAGCCTGATGTATGACGATGGCCTGACGCGCTTCTCGGTGTTTCTGGAACCGGTAAGCGATGATGGCGGGACCGACATGCGCACCCAGCTTGGCCCGACGTCGGCGGTATCGCGGCGCCTGAACACGCCCAAGGGCAAGGTGATGGTCACCGTGGTCGGCGAAATTCCGCTGGGGACTGCGGAGCGCGTGGCGCTGTCCATGCGCCCCCAGGACGCCCAGGCGCGCCAGTGACTGCGCGCCTTGCCGGGCAGGCATGCCGGCTGTGCCAAGGCGAGCGGACAGGCGCCTGAAATGAAATTAAAGCATTGTCATTTGCAATCCTTCGGCAAATTTTCTATAGGTCAGGCTTCTTGGAGCCTGGCCTTTCCTGCTTTGGGCAGGGCCTTTCTAAACTACCGCTCGTTGTGACGGGAGCCGTATGTCAATACCACGCTTGAAATCCTATCTATCGATGTTCGCCGCCGTGCTGATGCTCGGCCAGGTGCTCACCGCCCAGGCCGAGGAAGCCCTGCCGGACTTCACTACCCTGGTCGAGCAGGCCTCGCCAGCCGTGGTCAACATCAGTACCAAGCAGAAACTGCCGGACCGCCGTATGGCTGCTGGGGAGATGCCCGACCTGGAAGGCCTGCCGCCGATGTTCCGCGAGTTCTTCGAGCGCAACATGCCGCAGCAGCCTCGCTCGCCACGCGGTGACCGCCAGCGCGAGGCACAGTCGCTGGGTTCGGGCTTCATCATTTCCAGCGATGGCTACGTGCTGACCAACAACCACGTGGTGGCCGATGCCGACGAGATCATCGTCCGCCTGTCGGACCGCAGCGAGCTGCAGGCCAAGCTGGTCGGCACCGACCCGCGCACCGACGTGGCCCTGCTCAAGGTCGAAGGCAAGAACCTGCCGACGGTGAAACTGGGTGACTCCGAGAAGCTGAAGGTGGGTGAATGGGTGCTGGCCATCGGTTCGCCGTTCGGCTTCGACCACTCGGTGACCAAAGGCATCGTCAGTGCCAAGGGCCGGACCCTGCCCAACGACACCTATGTGCCGTTCATCCAGACCGACGTGGCCATCAACCCGGGTAATTCCGGCGGCCCGCTGTTCAACATGAACGGCGAGGTGGTGGGCATCAACTCGCAGATCTTCACCCGTTCCGGCGGTTTCATGGGGCTGTCGTTCGCCATCCCGATCGATGTGGCGATCGATGTCTCCAACCAGCTGAAGAAAGACGGCAAGGTCAGCCGTGGCTGGCTGGGTGTAGTGATCCAGGAGGTCAACAAGGACCTGGCTGAGTCCTTCGGCCTGGACAAACCGGCCGGCGCCCTGGTGGCCCAGGTGCTGGAAAACGGCCCGGCAGCCAAGGGCGGCTTGCAGGTCGGTGACGTGATCCTGAGCATGAACGGCCAGCCGATCATCATGTCGGCAGACCTGCCGCACCTGGTGGGCAGCCTCAAGGATGGCGAAAAGGCCAAGCTGGAGATCATCCGCAACGGCAAGCGCCAGACCCTCGATGTCAGTGTCGGTGCGTTGCCGGATGACGATGCCGACATCGCTACCGGTGCCGAAGGCAGCGCTGAGCGCAGCAGCAACCGCCTGGGCGTATCGGTGGCCGACCTGACCGCCGAGCAGAAGAAATCCCTGGAGCTCAAAGGCGGTGTGGTGATCAAGGAGGTCCAGGACGGTCCGGCTGCAATGATTGGCCTGCGTCCAGGTGACATCATCAGCCACCTGAACAACCAG encodes the following:
- a CDS encoding MucB/RseB C-terminal domain-containing protein translates to MRALPLLSLLIGSCMTVPALAANSSPEAGEWLNKLAQAEQKQSYQGSFVYERNGSFSSHEIWHKVEDGKVSERLLQLDGAAQEIVRVDGKVECVSGVLASGVTPPANATQRVLDPLKLMGWYDLSVAGKSRVAGRDAVIVTLSPRDQHRYAFEMHLDRATGLPLRSLMINDKGQLLERFQMTRLDTTVPSDQDLRASAACKPVQQVAAAGNDKVAGWRSDWLPPGFELVNSSVRRDPKQGGVVSSLMYDDGLTRFSVFLEPVSDDGGTDMRTQLGPTSAVSRRLNTPKGKVMVTVVGEIPLGTAERVALSMRPQDAQARQ
- a CDS encoding DegQ family serine endoprotease; this translates as MFAAVLMLGQVLTAQAEEALPDFTTLVEQASPAVVNISTKQKLPDRRMAAGEMPDLEGLPPMFREFFERNMPQQPRSPRGDRQREAQSLGSGFIISSDGYVLTNNHVVADADEIIVRLSDRSELQAKLVGTDPRTDVALLKVEGKNLPTVKLGDSEKLKVGEWVLAIGSPFGFDHSVTKGIVSAKGRTLPNDTYVPFIQTDVAINPGNSGGPLFNMNGEVVGINSQIFTRSGGFMGLSFAIPIDVAIDVSNQLKKDGKVSRGWLGVVIQEVNKDLAESFGLDKPAGALVAQVLENGPAAKGGLQVGDVILSMNGQPIIMSADLPHLVGSLKDGEKAKLEIIRNGKRQTLDVSVGALPDDDADIATGAEGSAERSSNRLGVSVADLTAEQKKSLELKGGVVIKEVQDGPAAMIGLRPGDIISHLNNQAIGSAKEFTEIAKELPKNRSVSMRVLRQGRASFITFKLAE